From Aquisalimonas asiatica, the proteins below share one genomic window:
- a CDS encoding ABC transporter ATP-binding protein, translated as MSQAQRADVVAAEPGSAEPILAVQDLTVTAGEGADVLLDGVSLTLAPGEMLGIGGGGGAGKTVLCKALINWLPGGVAVREGEVTFRGATILTPDGAPTTGFRGAGIGYVGADATSALDPTLPVGDQIIEKLRASDRGLSRREAAERVLTLFREVRLPTTEKRMNEYPGQYSGGMMQRAMIVDALVTRPAVVLADDITQPLDVTVAVQIIHLLKQLSAKYGTAVIFASGSLPLLSRAVDRVVVLDRGRIIESGPTEAVIRAPEHAHTRHLLDVIPRVWEGHEPVAGPRARRGPVLSLDDVHRTYRVRERGSFNRTHDVRAVRGVSLDVWEGEKFGIIGESGCGKSTLTRLLTALEQPDQGAIHLNGRRLSTLDPLEVRTMRKDLQLVLQDPFNALPPRRTVGEIIEEPLRIHRLGNREARRAKVLSVMEEVGLAASWFQRLPAGMGGGERQRVNVARALVLEPSVLILDETLTALDVVEQKKLLDLFDTLQQSRALTYIFISHDLAMIRNTCDRIAVMYLGEVVEVAENEQLFRHPVHPYSRALLSAVPTIEPSPFDPAEHLLDGEPPSPIDLPKGCCFRSRCPSAMARCAEEAPAMYQGRVNQYAACFLCENRTT; from the coding sequence GCGCCCGGGGAGATGCTCGGGATCGGGGGCGGCGGCGGTGCCGGCAAGACGGTGCTCTGCAAGGCGCTCATCAACTGGTTGCCAGGCGGTGTGGCCGTGCGCGAAGGGGAGGTCACCTTTCGAGGCGCGACCATTCTGACGCCCGACGGGGCGCCCACGACCGGCTTCCGCGGCGCCGGCATCGGCTACGTTGGCGCGGATGCGACCAGTGCCCTGGATCCGACCCTGCCGGTGGGTGACCAGATCATCGAGAAGCTGCGCGCCAGCGATCGTGGCCTCAGCCGCCGGGAGGCCGCGGAACGGGTGCTGACGCTGTTCCGCGAGGTGCGGCTTCCGACCACCGAGAAACGCATGAACGAGTACCCGGGGCAGTACAGCGGCGGCATGATGCAGCGGGCAATGATCGTCGATGCGCTGGTGACACGGCCCGCGGTCGTGCTGGCCGACGACATCACACAGCCGCTGGACGTCACTGTTGCGGTCCAGATCATCCACCTGCTGAAGCAGTTGTCGGCGAAGTACGGCACCGCCGTCATCTTTGCCTCCGGTTCACTCCCGCTGTTGTCCCGGGCCGTGGACCGGGTGGTGGTGCTTGATCGCGGCCGCATCATCGAGAGTGGTCCGACCGAGGCGGTGATCCGTGCGCCCGAGCATGCCCATACGCGCCATCTGCTGGATGTGATCCCGCGTGTGTGGGAGGGGCATGAGCCCGTGGCCGGCCCGCGCGCCCGCAGGGGACCGGTGCTCAGCCTTGATGATGTGCACCGGACGTACCGCGTGCGCGAGCGCGGCAGTTTCAACCGCACCCACGACGTCCGCGCAGTCCGGGGGGTCAGCCTGGATGTCTGGGAGGGGGAGAAGTTCGGCATCATCGGTGAGTCGGGCTGCGGCAAATCCACCCTGACCCGGTTGCTGACCGCGCTGGAGCAGCCGGACCAGGGGGCGATCCACCTGAACGGTCGCCGCCTGTCGACCCTGGACCCGCTGGAGGTGCGGACCATGCGCAAGGATCTGCAGCTGGTGCTGCAGGATCCGTTCAACGCGCTGCCCCCGAGGCGCACGGTCGGCGAGATCATCGAGGAGCCCCTGCGAATCCACCGTCTGGGCAACCGCGAGGCGCGCCGCGCCAAGGTGCTGTCGGTGATGGAGGAGGTGGGGCTGGCGGCGAGCTGGTTCCAGCGCCTGCCCGCGGGCATGGGAGGCGGAGAGCGTCAGCGCGTGAACGTGGCCCGCGCACTTGTGCTGGAGCCCTCCGTGCTGATCCTGGACGAGACGCTGACGGCGCTCGATGTGGTGGAGCAGAAGAAGCTGCTCGACCTGTTCGATACGCTGCAGCAGAGCCGGGCGCTGACGTACATCTTCATTTCCCACGATCTCGCCATGATTCGCAATACCTGCGACCGCATCGCGGTGATGTACCTGGGCGAGGTGGTGGAGGTCGCCGAGAACGAGCAGTTGTTCAGGCATCCGGTTCACCCGTACTCCCGGGCCCTGCTGAGTGCTGTGCCAACCATCGAGCCATCGCCGTTCGACCCGGCCGAGCACCTGCTGGACGGTGAACCGCCCAGTCCCATCGACCTGCCGAAGGGGTGTTGTTTCCGCTCCCGGTGCCCGTCGGCGATGGCGCGTTGCGCCGAGGAGGCGCCTGCCATGTACCAGGGCCGGGTGAATCAGTACGCCGCCTGTTTTCTGTGTGAAAACAGGACCACCTGA